From a single Phalacrocorax carbo chromosome 10, bPhaCar2.1, whole genome shotgun sequence genomic region:
- the LOC104042797 gene encoding acyl-coenzyme A thioesterase 1 isoform X2, giving the protein MAVRVTVLPSHRCLFDDPVQICVAGLLPQQVVTLRASLVDESGELFQAHAHYRAGSNGELDLSHSPALGGSYSGVEPMGLLWSLQSKAPYKRLAKRNVLTPFYVEFEVYEGHMETSCLLGKCTNERWFLGEGVKRISVREGRLKATLFLPPGPGPFPGLIDLYGSGGGLVEYRASLLASRGFVTLALAYMAFEDLPAMPEILELGYFEEAVNFLRKQQQGDGFTVPPHPYDLRRMKTDDKSGLVDFSDILDDHRDPATWHCRIPMERSLAKFLFLSGLDDTNWKSDLYCRDAVQRLQQHGREVEFCSYSGAGHLLEPPYLPLCQASIHKVLGVFVHWGGQWREHAKAQEDAWHRIQAFFWQHLMDSDVPKSKL; this is encoded by the exons atggCGGTGCGGGTGACGGTTTTGCCTTCCCACAGGTGTCTGTTCGATGACCCTGTGCAGATCTGCGTGGCAGGGCTCCTGCCGCAGCAGGTGGTCACGCTCCGAGCCAGCCTGGTGGATGAGAGCGGGGAGCTTTTCCAAGCCCACGCTCACTATAGAGCTGGGAGCAATGGAGAGCTCGACCTCAGCCACTCCCCAGCACTGGGGGGGAGCTATTCTGGAGTGGAGCCGATGGGGCTGCTCTGGTCTCTGCAGTCTAAAGCGCCCTATAAGCGGCTGGCAAAGAGGAACGTCCTTACCCCTTTCTATGTGGAATTTGAAGTGTATGAGGGCCACATGGAGACAAGCTGCTTGCTGGGAAAATGCACCAATGAACGATGGTTTTTAGGAGAGGGGGTGAAGAGGATTTCGGTCAGAGAAGGTCGTCTGAAAGCaaccctcttcctccctcctg GACCTGGTCCATTCCCCGGACTTATTGATTTGTATGGATCTGGAGGAGGTCTTGTGGAATACAGAGCAAGTCTCCTGGCTAGCAGAGGCTTTGTGACTCTGGCTCTTGCTTATATGGCCTTTGAAGATCTCCCTGCTATGCCAGAGATTCTTGAGCTGGGCTATTTTGAGGAAGCTGTAAACTTTTTGcggaagcagcagcag GGGGATGGCTTCACTGTTCCTCCCCACCCATATGATTTGAGGAGGATGAAGACCGATGATAAATCTGGCCTAGTAGATTTTTCAGATATCCTAGATGATCACAGGGACCCAGCGACTTGGCATTGCCGCATTCCAATGGAGAGGTCCTTGGCCAAGTTCCTCTTCCTGTCAGGACTGGATGACACAAACTGGAAAAGTGACCTCTATTGCAGGGATGCTGTTCAGCGCCTTCAGCAGCATGGACGGGAAGTGGAGTTTTGCTCCTATTCTGGAGCAGGACACCTCCTGGAGCCACCATACTTGCCTCTGTGCCAGGCTTCAATCCACAAAGTGCTTGGGGTGTTTGTGCATTGGGGAGGGCAATGGAGGGAGCATGCCAAAGCCCAAGAAGATGCATGGCACAGGATACAGGCCTTTTTCTGGCAACATTTGATGGACTCAGACGTCCCTAAGAGCAAGCTGTAG
- the LOC104042797 gene encoding acyl-coenzyme A thioesterase 1 isoform X1, translated as MAVRVTVLPSHRCLFDDPVQICVAGLLPQQVVTLRASLVDESGELFQAHAHYRAGSNGELDLSHSPALGGSYSGVEPMGLLWSLQSKAPYKRLAKRNVLTPFYVEFEVYEGHMETSCLLGKCTNERWFLGEGVKRISVREGRLKATLFLPPGPGPFPGLIDLYGSGGGLVEYRASLLASRGFVTLALAYMAFEDLPAMPEILELGYFEEAVNFLRKQQQVKDTGIGVLGLSKGADLALSMATFLPGIKAAVSISGSGFNSFIPLQGDGFTVPPHPYDLRRMKTDDKSGLVDFSDILDDHRDPATWHCRIPMERSLAKFLFLSGLDDTNWKSDLYCRDAVQRLQQHGREVEFCSYSGAGHLLEPPYLPLCQASIHKVLGVFVHWGGQWREHAKAQEDAWHRIQAFFWQHLMDSDVPKSKL; from the exons atggCGGTGCGGGTGACGGTTTTGCCTTCCCACAGGTGTCTGTTCGATGACCCTGTGCAGATCTGCGTGGCAGGGCTCCTGCCGCAGCAGGTGGTCACGCTCCGAGCCAGCCTGGTGGATGAGAGCGGGGAGCTTTTCCAAGCCCACGCTCACTATAGAGCTGGGAGCAATGGAGAGCTCGACCTCAGCCACTCCCCAGCACTGGGGGGGAGCTATTCTGGAGTGGAGCCGATGGGGCTGCTCTGGTCTCTGCAGTCTAAAGCGCCCTATAAGCGGCTGGCAAAGAGGAACGTCCTTACCCCTTTCTATGTGGAATTTGAAGTGTATGAGGGCCACATGGAGACAAGCTGCTTGCTGGGAAAATGCACCAATGAACGATGGTTTTTAGGAGAGGGGGTGAAGAGGATTTCGGTCAGAGAAGGTCGTCTGAAAGCaaccctcttcctccctcctg GACCTGGTCCATTCCCCGGACTTATTGATTTGTATGGATCTGGAGGAGGTCTTGTGGAATACAGAGCAAGTCTCCTGGCTAGCAGAGGCTTTGTGACTCTGGCTCTTGCTTATATGGCCTTTGAAGATCTCCCTGCTATGCCAGAGATTCTTGAGCTGGGCTATTTTGAGGAAGCTGTAAACTTTTTGcggaagcagcagcag GTGAAAGACACTGGGATTGGCGTTTTGGGCTTGTCTAAAGGAGCTGATCTAGCCCTTTCCATGGCCACATTTCTACCTGGCATCAAGGCAGCTGTCAGCATATCTGGAAgtggttttaattctttcattCCCCTGCAGGGGGATGGCTTCACTGTTCCTCCCCACCCATATGATTTGAGGAGGATGAAGACCGATGATAAATCTGGCCTAGTAGATTTTTCAGATATCCTAGATGATCACAGGGACCCAGCGACTTGGCATTGCCGCATTCCAATGGAGAGGTCCTTGGCCAAGTTCCTCTTCCTGTCAGGACTGGATGACACAAACTGGAAAAGTGACCTCTATTGCAGGGATGCTGTTCAGCGCCTTCAGCAGCATGGACGGGAAGTGGAGTTTTGCTCCTATTCTGGAGCAGGACACCTCCTGGAGCCACCATACTTGCCTCTGTGCCAGGCTTCAATCCACAAAGTGCTTGGGGTGTTTGTGCATTGGGGAGGGCAATGGAGGGAGCATGCCAAAGCCCAAGAAGATGCATGGCACAGGATACAGGCCTTTTTCTGGCAACATTTGATGGACTCAGACGTCCCTAAGAGCAAGCTGTAG